A window of the Kineosporia sp. NBRC 101731 genome harbors these coding sequences:
- the crtI gene encoding phytoene desaturase family protein: MSRNRFNTAPRRKGPRTVTGPTDTVVIVGAGLAGLSAAMRLARTGRQIIVLERDLVPGGRAAVRAISAPNGNGEYRFDPGPTVLTMPDLIADCFDSLGEDMADWLNLKPVEPLYRTTFADGSSIDVHSDVDRMADEIERVIGPDEAAGFRRYVKFVSRLYKYEMRDFIDRNIDSPLDLLTVNLAKLTAIGGFRRMAPKVGQFLKDDRTQRIYSFQALYAGLSPYDAMALYAVIAYMDSVAGVYFPAGGMAAVPAAMAAAAKKHGVEFRYGTEVTKVEHSGGRATAVITSDGERIPADVVVLNPDLPVAYRDLLGKTPFRVKRLTYSPSCYLMLAGTRQNWPNAAHHNIHFGGPWKGTFEELTSGRLMSDPSFLVTNPTASDARLAPANRDIYYVLFPTPNLDSPIDWKRLKPVYREHVLAQLESHGYEGFGDSIEVEDVTTPLEWEERGMERGAPFAAAHSFFQTGPFRPGNLWGENVVFTGSGTQPGVGVPMVLVSGRLAAERITGPDPVYASRAWR, translated from the coding sequence ATGAGCCGTAACCGCTTCAACACCGCTCCCCGGCGCAAGGGTCCCCGCACCGTCACCGGCCCCACCGACACCGTGGTGATCGTCGGTGCCGGTCTGGCCGGGCTCTCGGCCGCGATGCGCCTGGCCCGTACCGGCCGCCAGATCATCGTGCTGGAGCGCGACCTGGTGCCCGGCGGACGGGCCGCGGTGCGCGCGATCAGCGCCCCGAACGGCAACGGCGAGTACCGGTTCGACCCGGGCCCGACCGTGCTGACCATGCCCGATCTGATCGCCGACTGCTTCGACTCGCTCGGTGAGGACATGGCCGACTGGCTGAACCTCAAGCCGGTGGAACCGCTGTACCGCACCACGTTCGCCGACGGTTCCTCGATCGACGTGCACTCCGACGTGGACCGGATGGCCGACGAGATCGAGCGCGTCATCGGGCCGGACGAGGCGGCGGGCTTCCGGCGCTACGTGAAGTTCGTGTCGCGGCTGTACAAGTACGAGATGCGGGACTTCATCGACCGCAACATCGACTCCCCGCTCGACCTGCTCACGGTGAACCTGGCCAAGCTGACAGCGATCGGTGGCTTCCGGCGGATGGCGCCGAAGGTCGGCCAGTTCCTCAAAGACGACCGCACGCAGCGCATCTACTCGTTCCAGGCGCTGTACGCGGGGCTGTCGCCCTACGACGCGATGGCCCTGTACGCGGTGATCGCCTACATGGACTCGGTGGCGGGCGTGTACTTCCCGGCCGGGGGCATGGCGGCGGTGCCGGCGGCGATGGCCGCCGCGGCGAAGAAGCACGGCGTGGAGTTCCGGTACGGCACCGAGGTGACGAAGGTCGAGCACTCCGGCGGCCGGGCCACCGCCGTGATCACGTCCGACGGCGAGCGCATTCCCGCCGACGTGGTGGTGCTCAACCCCGACCTCCCCGTCGCCTACCGGGATCTGCTGGGCAAGACGCCGTTCCGGGTGAAGCGGCTGACCTACTCGCCGTCCTGCTACCTGATGCTGGCCGGGACCCGGCAGAACTGGCCGAACGCCGCCCACCACAACATTCACTTCGGTGGCCCCTGGAAGGGCACGTTCGAGGAGCTGACGTCGGGCCGCCTGATGAGCGACCCGTCGTTCCTGGTGACGAACCCGACGGCCTCGGACGCCCGGCTCGCGCCGGCGAACCGGGACATCTACTACGTGCTGTTCCCGACGCCGAACCTGGACTCGCCGATCGACTGGAAGCGCCTCAAGCCGGTGTACCGCGAGCACGTGCTCGCCCAGCTGGAGTCGCACGGGTACGAGGGTTTCGGCGACTCGATCGAGGTGGAAGACGTCACCACGCCGCTGGAGTGGGAGGAACGCGGCATGGAGCGCGGCGCCCCGTTCGCCGCGGCGCACTCGTTCTTCCAGACCGGCCCGTTCCGCCCGGGAAACCTGTGGGGCGAGAACGTGGTGTTCACCGGCTCGGGCACGCAGCCGGGGGTCGGGGTGCCGATGGTGCTGGTGTCGGGGCGGCTGGCGGCCGAGCGGATCACCGGGCCCGATCCGGTGTACGCATCGCGGGCATGGCGCTGA
- a CDS encoding polyprenyl synthetase family protein, with translation MTSLAPSAGSHPLQAEHLRERVDTALQDFLARRSLELADVSPECVEIADTVSVMTSAGKRLRPAFLYWGWRGAGGENCEAAVKAASALELFQAAALIHDDLIDASDLRRGMPAVHKRFESKHREQGWNGAPEAFGLAGAVLAGDLCLVWTEELFSASGLSAEQLARARPMFDTMRTELLGGQYLDVLSQVLPEKDPAVMAERALRVIRFKSAKYSVEHPLLIGASAAGADDKLLAVYSEFGLALGEAFQLRDDVLGVFGDPATTGKPAGDDLREGKRTVLVARTLQNSTPAQAATVHRLLGDPALDEAGVDTLRQIIVETGAVTQIEQMITSATAQAESALAGADLAPGPARDVLAGLVVAATARKQ, from the coding sequence ATGACGTCGCTCGCACCCTCGGCCGGCAGCCATCCCCTGCAGGCGGAGCATCTGCGGGAGCGGGTGGACACGGCGCTGCAGGACTTCCTGGCCCGCCGTTCGCTCGAGCTCGCCGACGTGTCCCCGGAGTGCGTCGAGATCGCCGACACCGTCTCGGTGATGACCAGCGCGGGCAAGCGCCTGCGCCCGGCGTTCCTCTACTGGGGCTGGCGCGGTGCGGGCGGTGAGAACTGCGAGGCCGCGGTGAAGGCAGCCTCGGCCCTGGAGCTCTTCCAGGCCGCCGCTCTCATCCACGACGACCTGATCGACGCCTCCGACCTGCGCCGCGGGATGCCCGCGGTGCACAAGCGGTTCGAGAGCAAGCACCGTGAGCAGGGCTGGAACGGCGCCCCGGAGGCGTTCGGCCTGGCCGGAGCGGTGCTGGCCGGCGACCTGTGCCTGGTCTGGACCGAGGAGCTGTTCTCCGCCAGCGGCCTGTCGGCGGAACAACTGGCCCGGGCCCGGCCGATGTTCGACACGATGCGCACCGAACTACTGGGCGGCCAGTACCTCGACGTGCTCAGCCAGGTGCTGCCGGAGAAGGATCCGGCCGTGATGGCAGAGCGTGCCCTGAGAGTGATCCGGTTCAAGAGCGCCAAGTACTCGGTGGAGCACCCCCTGCTCATCGGTGCGAGCGCGGCGGGGGCCGACGACAAACTGCTGGCGGTCTACTCCGAGTTCGGCCTGGCGCTGGGCGAGGCGTTCCAGCTGCGCGACGACGTGCTGGGTGTGTTCGGTGACCCCGCCACCACCGGTAAGCCCGCCGGTGACGACCTGCGGGAGGGCAAGCGCACCGTGCTCGTCGCCCGTACCCTTCAGAACAGCACACCGGCCCAGGCCGCGACCGTGCACCGCCTGCTGGGCGATCCGGCCCTGGACGAGGCCGGCGTGGACACCCTGCGCCAGATCATCGTGGAGACCGGTGCGGTGACGCAGATCGAGCAGATGATTACCTCGGCCACCGCCCAGGCCGAATCCGCACTCGCAGGAGCCGATCTCGCTCCCGGACCGGCCCGCGACGTGCTGGCCGGCCTGGTCGTCGCGGCCACAGCAAGGAAGCAGTGA
- the metF gene encoding methylenetetrahydrofolate reductase [NAD(P)H] yields the protein MPQDRPALHEQLHELIATQRPSISFEFFPPKTDEAEATLWQSIRRLEPLNPTFVSVTYGAGGSSRDRTTRVTQRIAQDTTLTPMAHLTCVGASLAELRGVVADYAAAGVKNVLVVRGDPAGGPRAEWVQHPGGPRYAVELVSLVRELGNFSVGVAAFPDIHPASADLDADARVLAMKAEAGAQFAITQMFFTPSTYFELVDRAASLGCTIPIIPGIMPVTNVKQVTRIAELTGVAIPDVVVERLHAVADEPAAVRQVGVEIATELSRELLDGGAPGLHFITMNRSTATLEVAEALGLTTRV from the coding sequence ATGCCCCAGGACCGACCCGCCCTGCACGAGCAGCTGCACGAACTCATCGCGACCCAGCGCCCCTCGATCTCCTTCGAGTTCTTCCCGCCGAAGACGGACGAGGCGGAGGCGACGCTCTGGCAGTCGATCCGTCGGCTCGAGCCGCTCAACCCGACCTTCGTGTCGGTGACCTACGGGGCTGGTGGGTCGAGTCGGGACCGCACCACACGTGTCACCCAGCGCATCGCGCAAGACACCACGCTGACCCCCATGGCCCACCTGACATGTGTCGGTGCCAGTCTCGCGGAGCTGCGTGGCGTGGTTGCCGACTATGCGGCGGCGGGGGTGAAGAACGTTCTCGTGGTGCGGGGCGACCCGGCCGGTGGGCCGCGCGCCGAGTGGGTGCAGCACCCGGGGGGTCCGCGGTACGCCGTCGAGCTGGTCTCGCTCGTGCGTGAGCTGGGCAACTTCAGCGTGGGCGTCGCGGCCTTCCCCGACATCCACCCCGCCAGCGCCGATCTCGATGCCGACGCGCGCGTGCTCGCGATGAAGGCGGAGGCCGGCGCGCAGTTCGCGATCACCCAGATGTTCTTCACGCCGTCGACCTACTTCGAACTGGTCGACCGGGCCGCGTCCCTGGGCTGCACCATCCCGATCATCCCGGGGATCATGCCCGTCACCAACGTCAAGCAGGTCACGCGCATCGCCGAGCTCACCGGTGTCGCCATTCCCGATGTCGTCGTCGAGCGGCTGCACGCCGTTGCCGACGAGCCGGCGGCGGTGCGGCAGGTGGGCGTCGAGATCGCCACCGAGCTCTCCCGGGAGCTGCTCGACGGGGGTGCTCCCGGGTTGCACTTCATCACGATGAACCGGTCCACGGCGACGCTCGAGGTCGCCGAGGCGCTGGGGCTCACCACCCGGGTCTAG
- a CDS encoding CDP-alcohol phosphatidyltransferase family protein: MSERPDPERPGRVPGFAEWSALHGNAAPTGLVGGWLRFVYLTAKPLVMLRISPHVVTLFGLLVGVCALVPAAAGSRWPLLAAALIGLSALLDGLDGAVAVLSSRVSSFGARLDRVCDRCSDICFAACLWLAGGFWVWCVAGACLGLLHEFTRSWARHRGMTSIGVVTVSERPTRVLVAAMFVLAAGVYPASAGTWATAGGIVMTGAGATGLLQLVVVVRRGMS; encoded by the coding sequence ATGTCGGAACGGCCTGACCCGGAACGGCCCGGCCGGGTGCCCGGATTCGCGGAATGGTCTGCCCTGCACGGGAACGCCGCGCCCACCGGTCTGGTCGGTGGCTGGCTGCGCTTTGTCTATCTGACGGCCAAACCGCTCGTGATGCTGCGGATATCGCCGCATGTAGTGACGCTCTTCGGTCTGCTCGTGGGGGTGTGCGCCCTGGTGCCCGCTGCGGCGGGATCCCGCTGGCCCCTGCTCGCCGCAGCGCTGATCGGCCTGTCCGCGCTGCTCGACGGGCTGGACGGGGCCGTCGCCGTGCTCAGTTCCCGGGTCTCGTCCTTCGGGGCGCGGCTGGACCGGGTCTGTGACCGGTGCTCGGACATCTGTTTCGCAGCCTGTCTCTGGCTTGCGGGCGGGTTCTGGGTCTGGTGCGTGGCCGGTGCCTGTTTGGGTCTGCTGCACGAGTTCACGCGATCGTGGGCCCGTCATCGGGGAATGACGTCGATCGGTGTCGTGACGGTGTCCGAGCGGCCGACACGGGTGCTGGTGGCGGCCATGTTCGTGCTGGCGGCGGGGGTTTACCCGGCGTCGGCCGGAACCTGGGCCACGGCGGGGGGAATCGTCATGACGGGGGCCGGCGCCACTGGGTTGTTGCAGCTGGTTGTGGTGGTCCGGCGGGGGATGTCGTAA
- the crtI gene encoding phytoene desaturase family protein has protein sequence MARVIVVGAGLGGLSAAARLGALGHQVTVLEQAEQIGGKLGLLRREGFGFDTGPSLLTLPAVYRDLFLKTGKPLEDVLELVPLDPACHYRFPGGLELDMPGSGPGGVSRAWAEALGPRAGQDWTAFHRRAAGIWDLTRDPFLESPLDGIRTLLGLARNPADIRTVAPWLSLRGLGRQYLQAPEQRMFLDRYATYTGSDPRRAPAALATVPFVEHAFGSWYIPGGLWQLGAAVADRATSHGVKILTSSPVEQVIASPQVEGVRLESGETLPADVVVSGVEAAHLYRDLLPGAEGKGGRRALAKASPSLSGFVMLLALRGRTPGLRHHTVLFPTDYDAEFDHVFGTGKQAGKPSPVPDPTVYISAPDDPALRPDDDHEAWFVLVNAPRHEPAAGMDWDAPGLAESYAQKILGLMAQRGLDVRDRLLWNEIRTPADLERNTRSTGGSIYGSSSNGARSAFLRPGNRSPVPGLFLVGGSSHPGGGLPLVGLSAAIVSDLIGKA, from the coding sequence ATGGCCCGGGTGATCGTGGTCGGTGCCGGGCTCGGTGGGCTGTCCGCCGCGGCCCGTCTGGGGGCGCTGGGCCACCAGGTGACCGTGCTGGAGCAGGCCGAACAGATCGGCGGCAAGCTCGGCCTGCTGCGGCGGGAGGGGTTCGGCTTCGACACCGGGCCCAGCCTGCTCACGCTGCCGGCGGTCTACCGCGACCTGTTCCTGAAGACCGGCAAGCCGCTGGAAGACGTGCTCGAGCTCGTGCCCCTCGATCCGGCGTGCCACTACCGCTTTCCCGGTGGGCTCGAGCTGGACATGCCGGGCAGCGGACCGGGCGGGGTCTCCCGCGCCTGGGCCGAGGCCCTCGGTCCGAGAGCCGGGCAGGACTGGACGGCGTTCCACCGGCGCGCAGCCGGCATCTGGGACCTGACCCGTGACCCGTTCCTGGAGTCACCCCTCGACGGGATCCGCACGCTGCTCGGGCTGGCCCGCAACCCGGCCGACATCCGCACGGTCGCGCCCTGGCTCAGCCTGCGTGGCCTCGGCCGCCAGTACCTGCAAGCTCCCGAGCAGCGCATGTTCCTCGACCGCTACGCCACCTACACCGGCTCCGACCCGCGCCGGGCCCCAGCGGCCCTGGCCACGGTGCCGTTCGTGGAGCACGCCTTCGGCTCCTGGTACATCCCCGGCGGCCTGTGGCAGCTCGGTGCGGCCGTGGCCGACCGGGCAACATCGCACGGCGTCAAGATCCTCACCTCGTCGCCGGTCGAGCAGGTGATCGCCTCCCCCCAGGTCGAGGGGGTGCGGCTGGAGAGCGGCGAGACGTTGCCGGCCGACGTGGTGGTGTCGGGGGTCGAGGCAGCCCATCTGTACCGCGACCTGCTGCCCGGTGCTGAGGGCAAGGGCGGGCGGCGCGCGCTCGCGAAGGCATCACCCTCGCTCTCGGGTTTCGTCATGCTCCTGGCCCTGCGGGGTCGCACGCCCGGCCTGCGGCACCACACCGTGCTGTTCCCCACCGACTACGACGCCGAGTTCGACCACGTGTTCGGCACCGGGAAACAGGCCGGGAAACCCTCACCGGTGCCCGATCCCACGGTGTACATCAGTGCCCCGGACGATCCGGCGCTGCGCCCGGACGACGACCACGAGGCCTGGTTCGTGCTCGTCAACGCCCCCCGCCACGAACCAGCCGCCGGAATGGACTGGGACGCTCCCGGTCTCGCCGAGTCGTACGCCCAGAAGATCCTGGGGCTGATGGCGCAGCGGGGCTTGGACGTGCGCGACCGCCTGCTCTGGAACGAGATCCGCACCCCTGCCGACCTGGAACGCAACACCCGCTCGACCGGCGGCTCGATCTACGGCTCGAGCAGCAACGGCGCGCGATCGGCCTTCCTGCGCCCGGGCAACCGCAGCCCGGTACCCGGCCTGTTCCTGGTCGGCGGCTCGTCCCACCCCGGCGGCGGCCTCCCCCTGGTCGGGCTCTCCGCCGCCATCGTCTCCGACCTCATCGGCAAAGCCTGA
- a CDS encoding glycosyltransferase, with translation MGLTVHTAFNLRALRQPGNDPDEVGERVTVLLPVRNEAERVAPCLASLLDQIRVPYLEILVIDDGSTDGTVDVVRATAAGDPRVRMLSAGDPPEGWLGKPNACHAGARLASGSVLVFVDADVLFAPHALAAAVNLLRKSDLQLVSPYPRQLAGTAGERLVQPLLQWSWLTTLPLHKAENSPRASLSAANGQFLVVDTEIYRDSGGHAAPTVRGAVLDDIALLRSVKAAGGRGGVVDGTHLAVCRMYGDWAELRDGYTKSLWSAFGGRTGAGAVVAGLGVVYLVPPIAALTGSLTGFSGYLAGVIGRYLVAERTDGRSLPDALAHPASIGVFGWLVGRSVRASSRGELSWRGRSIDGGSARQPVFVPGASGASMAEHRTVTNQIFQGLHAEPDQLAAPDLRTEPDQPAEPDRPAVPDRPAVPDRPAVPDRPAVPDRPAEPDQSAEPDRPANSTESR, from the coding sequence ATGGGACTGACCGTGCACACGGCGTTCAATCTGCGGGCGTTACGACAGCCGGGGAACGACCCGGACGAGGTCGGCGAGCGCGTCACCGTGCTGCTGCCGGTCCGTAACGAGGCCGAGCGGGTGGCGCCCTGTCTGGCGTCGCTGCTCGACCAGATCCGGGTGCCCTACCTGGAGATCCTCGTCATCGACGACGGCTCGACGGACGGCACGGTCGATGTGGTGCGGGCCACGGCGGCCGGGGATCCGCGGGTTCGGATGCTCAGCGCTGGGGATCCGCCCGAGGGCTGGCTGGGTAAACCGAACGCCTGCCACGCCGGGGCCCGGCTGGCGTCGGGTTCGGTGCTGGTGTTCGTGGACGCTGATGTGCTGTTCGCACCACATGCTCTGGCCGCTGCAGTGAACCTGCTCAGAAAGTCTGACCTGCAACTGGTCTCGCCGTACCCGCGTCAGCTGGCCGGTACCGCGGGCGAGCGTCTCGTGCAGCCTCTGCTGCAGTGGTCCTGGCTCACCACCCTGCCTCTGCACAAGGCCGAGAACTCACCGCGGGCGAGCCTTTCCGCAGCCAACGGCCAGTTCCTGGTGGTCGACACCGAGATCTACCGCGACAGTGGTGGGCACGCGGCTCCCACGGTGCGGGGCGCGGTGCTGGACGACATCGCCCTGCTGCGGTCTGTGAAGGCGGCCGGAGGGCGGGGCGGGGTCGTCGACGGCACCCATCTCGCGGTCTGCCGGATGTACGGCGACTGGGCGGAACTGCGCGACGGCTACACCAAGTCACTCTGGTCGGCCTTCGGTGGCCGGACCGGTGCCGGGGCAGTCGTCGCCGGCTTGGGTGTGGTCTACCTGGTGCCACCCATCGCTGCGCTGACCGGCTCGCTGACCGGCTTCAGCGGCTACCTGGCCGGCGTGATCGGCCGTTACCTGGTGGCGGAGCGTACCGACGGCCGCTCACTGCCCGACGCGCTCGCGCACCCGGCGTCGATCGGGGTGTTCGGCTGGCTGGTCGGCCGGTCGGTGCGGGCCAGCAGTCGCGGTGAGCTGTCGTGGCGCGGGCGATCGATCGACGGCGGTTCCGCCCGGCAGCCGGTCTTCGTGCCAGGCGCGTCGGGAGCATCGATGGCGGAACACCGCACCGTGACCAACCAGATCTTCCAGGGCCTGCACGCTGAACCTGACCAGCTTGCTGCACCAGACCTGCGCACCGAACCCGACCAGCCTGCCGAACCTGACCGGCCCGCCGTACCTGACCGGCCCGCCGTACCTGACCGGCCCGCCGTACCTGACCGGCCCGCCGTACCTGACCGGCCCGCCGAACCCGACCAGTCTGCCGAACCTGACCGGCCCGCCAACTCGACCGAGAGCCGCTGA